The following proteins are co-located in the Brachyhypopomus gauderio isolate BG-103 unplaced genomic scaffold, BGAUD_0.2 sc90, whole genome shotgun sequence genome:
- the LOC143493607 gene encoding uncharacterized protein LOC143493607, with translation MSASKKSHKAMADTDWLARLQAFANTGVWPSSEGNRPAPRQKKWHELYNKIEKCPQHLKGQSTLVGGLPKCVCSFHKERSKNPLAPQPSTSTASLSTSPSTSPAKRPKLTLSMFERSRYGGTHVATAKPNLNVTRKHVQPQEILGAGSTSCQSPGPQPSTSFHPHRPLLQSPCFLAPPPPPKPQPAEQGQHSAESSVVMSMVRQSISQKIQ, from the exons ATGTCAGCATCAAAAAAATCTCACAAGGCCATGGCTGACACAGACTGGCTTGCCCGGCTGCAAGCATTTGCCAACACAGGGGTTTGGCCATCGAGCGAGGGCAACAGGCCTGCTCCAAGACAGAAAAAGTGGCACGAACTCTATAATAAG ATTGAAAAATGCCCCCAGCATCTGAAGGGACAGTCAACCCTTGTGGGAGGATTGCCCAAGTGTGTTTGTAGCTTTCATAAG GAACGTTCCAAGAATCCACTGGCTCCTCAACCATCAACAAGTACTGCCAGCCTGAGCACTTCTCCCTCCACCAGTCCTGCAAAGAGGCCTAAATTGACTTTATCCATG TTTGAACGATCAAGGTATGGTGGAACCCATGTGGCTACAGCAAAACCAAACCTGAATGTCACAAGGAAGCATGTACAG CCACAGGAGATCCTAGGAGCAGGTTCAACGTCTTGCCAGTCTCCTGGTCCTCAGCCTTCAACATCCTTCCATCCTCACAGGCCTCTCCTACAGTCCCCATGTTTTCttgctccaccaccaccaccaaaaccACAACCTGCAGAACAAGGGCAACATTCTGCAGAGTCTTCTGTTGTGATGAGCATGGTACG CCAATCCATCAGCCAGAAAATACAGTAG